Proteins encoded in a region of the Mesoflavibacter profundi genome:
- the ccsA gene encoding cytochrome c biogenesis protein CcsA — translation MQNKLAKILFSTRLTAILFIVFALAMAIGTFLDANMETSPTPYTRNLIYNAWWFEAIMVLFLINFIGNISRYRLLRKEKWATLLLHLAFILIIIGAGITRYFSFEGMMPIREGETSNAFLSQKTYITAYIDGDYMIDGVAQRLPIEEEVDFSGRMKNSFNLNTAYNNQPVSFELVEFIKGAEEVVIPDENGVNYLKIVEAGQGAPHNHFLKEGEVQSIHNVLFALNTPTEGAINLTQTENGISINSPFDGEYLQMATMSQGKLVKDSIQPFMLRSRYIIGNMQFVVPNPIVKGKIGVGKKSKLLKFDEDAVVLDVTANGKTERIGLLGGQGTNNPFKTITLGNLDINLKYGAKVHKLPFSVKLNDFIAEKYPGTEKSYATFESKVTILDKETGDFDYHIYMNHVLDHKGYRFFQAGFDPDEKGTKLSVNHDFYGTWVTYIGYFLLYIGLMAILFDKNTRFGDLKNMLDKVKRKKATLTTLLCLMFAVQVNAQTETHSPDDGHDHATTKERQAPTKSQIDSVLKANVAPKTHAEQFSKLVVQDLDGRMMPIDTYASELLRKLSKYDQYEGMSANQIFLSIQESPMLWYNVPIIYIKPRKGDSIRSIIGIPKDQEYAKLLDFFGDDFNYKLDSYLEEAYETQVKTAIQKEFIEVNNRVNLLSNAIEGRSLKIFPVPEDENNKWISPFEYKNEGYNQKIKDSTYGSFISSGFDWYLYALNEAKKTGNFEQPEKLLKAFKTSQSKVGATVMPSDNKIEAEILYNKYDVFKKLFIYYLLAGIVLLALLIWKIFKIDSQWLNKTITALKVVIILLFVIHTLGLIARWYISGHAPWSNGYESMIYVAWATMFFGLAFGRKSELTVASTSFVVSMLLMVAHLSWMDPAIANLQPVLNSYWLKIHVAVIVASYGPFTLGFILGLVSLFLMAFTNQNNKVKLDLSIKELTIITEMSLTVGLVMLTIGNFLGGQWANESWGRYWGWDPKETWALISIMVYAFVIHMRLVPGLRGRWTFNLWSVIAISSIIFTYFGVNFYLSGLHSYQSGQDISFLYIGISAILIAILGVFSYRKYAKYYKK, via the coding sequence ATGCAGAATAAACTCGCAAAAATCCTATTCTCTACACGACTAACCGCTATATTATTTATTGTTTTTGCCTTAGCTATGGCAATAGGTACATTTTTAGATGCAAACATGGAGACATCTCCAACACCTTATACTCGTAATCTTATTTACAACGCTTGGTGGTTTGAAGCAATCATGGTTTTATTTTTAATAAATTTTATAGGTAACATATCCAGATATAGACTACTTAGAAAAGAAAAATGGGCAACCTTGTTATTACATTTAGCATTTATTTTAATAATAATAGGCGCAGGAATAACAAGATATTTCAGTTTTGAAGGTATGATGCCTATTCGTGAAGGCGAAACCAGTAACGCATTTCTTTCACAAAAAACATACATCACAGCGTACATTGATGGTGATTATATGATTGATGGCGTTGCACAACGATTACCAATAGAAGAAGAAGTAGATTTTTCTGGTAGAATGAAAAACAGCTTTAATTTAAATACTGCTTACAATAACCAACCCGTAAGTTTTGAATTAGTTGAATTTATAAAAGGCGCAGAAGAAGTTGTAATTCCAGATGAAAACGGAGTGAATTATCTAAAAATAGTAGAAGCTGGACAAGGCGCACCACATAATCACTTTTTAAAAGAAGGCGAAGTACAAAGCATACATAACGTCTTGTTTGCATTAAATACACCTACAGAAGGCGCAATAAATTTAACACAAACAGAAAACGGAATTTCTATAAACTCTCCTTTTGATGGAGAATATTTACAAATGGCTACAATGAGCCAAGGTAAATTAGTAAAAGACAGCATTCAACCTTTTATGTTAAGATCAAGGTATATCATTGGTAATATGCAATTTGTAGTACCTAATCCAATAGTAAAAGGTAAAATAGGCGTAGGAAAAAAATCTAAACTTTTAAAGTTTGACGAAGATGCAGTCGTTTTAGATGTTACTGCAAACGGAAAAACAGAACGAATAGGCCTATTAGGTGGACAAGGCACAAATAATCCTTTTAAGACAATTACTTTAGGTAATTTAGATATAAATCTTAAATACGGTGCAAAAGTGCACAAACTTCCTTTTAGTGTTAAGCTAAACGATTTTATTGCCGAAAAATATCCAGGAACCGAAAAAAGCTACGCTACTTTTGAAAGTAAAGTAACCATTCTAGATAAAGAAACCGGTGATTTTGATTATCATATTTACATGAATCACGTGTTAGATCATAAAGGATATCGTTTTTTTCAAGCAGGTTTTGATCCAGACGAAAAAGGAACTAAACTATCTGTAAATCATGATTTTTATGGTACTTGGGTAACCTATATTGGCTACTTCTTACTTTATATAGGCTTAATGGCTATTCTGTTTGATAAAAACACAAGATTTGGAGATTTAAAAAACATGTTAGATAAAGTAAAACGTAAAAAAGCGACGCTTACAACCTTGCTTTGTTTAATGTTTGCAGTACAAGTAAATGCGCAAACCGAAACTCATTCTCCAGACGATGGACATGATCATGCAACAACCAAAGAAAGACAAGCGCCAACAAAATCGCAAATAGATTCTGTTTTAAAAGCAAATGTAGCACCAAAAACACATGCCGAACAATTTTCTAAATTAGTAGTGCAAGATTTGGATGGTCGTATGATGCCAATAGATACGTATGCATCAGAATTACTAAGAAAATTAAGTAAATATGACCAGTATGAAGGTATGTCTGCCAATCAAATTTTCTTAAGTATACAAGAAAGTCCAATGCTTTGGTATAATGTTCCTATAATTTACATTAAACCTAGAAAAGGTGATTCAATAAGAAGCATAATTGGAATCCCTAAAGACCAAGAATACGCAAAATTATTAGACTTTTTCGGAGACGATTTTAACTATAAATTAGATAGTTATTTAGAAGAAGCTTATGAAACGCAAGTAAAAACAGCTATTCAAAAAGAATTTATAGAAGTAAATAATCGTGTTAACCTTTTAAGCAACGCAATAGAAGGACGATCGTTAAAGATATTTCCTGTTCCAGAAGACGAAAACAATAAATGGATTTCTCCTTTCGAATATAAAAATGAAGGTTACAATCAAAAAATAAAAGATTCAACCTACGGAAGTTTTATTAGCTCAGGTTTTGATTGGTATTTATATGCATTAAACGAAGCAAAAAAAACAGGGAATTTTGAACAACCAGAAAAACTATTAAAAGCATTTAAAACTTCGCAGTCTAAAGTAGGAGCAACAGTAATGCCAAGCGATAATAAAATAGAAGCTGAAATACTGTACAATAAATATGATGTGTTTAAAAAGCTATTTATTTATTATCTATTAGCAGGTATTGTTTTATTAGCCTTATTAATTTGGAAGATATTTAAAATAGATAGTCAATGGTTAAATAAAACGATAACAGCGCTTAAAGTCGTAATAATATTACTTTTTGTAATTCATACCTTAGGTTTAATTGCTAGATGGTATATTTCTGGTCATGCACCATGGAGTAATGGTTACGAGTCAATGATCTATGTGGCTTGGGCAACTATGTTTTTTGGTTTAGCTTTTGGAAGAAAAAGCGAACTTACCGTAGCATCTACATCCTTTGTCGTATCTATGCTCTTAATGGTTGCGCATTTAAGTTGGATGGATCCTGCAATAGCAAATCTTCAGCCTGTTTTAAATAGTTATTGGTTAAAAATTCATGTTGCAGTCATTGTAGCTAGTTATGGTCCTTTTACTTTAGGATTTATCTTAGGATTAGTAAGTTTATTTTTGATGGCTTTTACAAACCAAAACAACAAAGTAAAGTTAGATTTAAGTATAAAAGAATTAACTATTATTACAGAAATGTCGCTTACCGTTGGTTTAGTTATGCTTACAATTGGAAACTTTTTAGGTGGTCAATGGGCTAACGAAAGTTGGGGAAGATATTGGGGATGGGATCCAAAAGAAACTTGGGCTTTAATTAGTATTATGGTTTATGCGTTTGTAATACATATGCGACTTGTACCTGGATTAAGAGGAAGATGGACCTTTAATCTTTGGTCTGTAATTGCAATATCAAGTATTATATTTACCTATTTTGGGGTAAACTTTTATTTATCTGGATTACACTCTTACCAATCTGGACAAGATATAAGTTTTCTTTACATAGGTATATCTGCAATTTTAATAGCCATTTTAGGAGTCTTTTCATACAGAAAGTATGCAAAGTATTATAAAAAGTAA
- the mscL gene encoding large conductance mechanosensitive channel protein MscL yields the protein MKFIKEFKEFAVKGNMMDMAIGIIIGASFNKVIDVLVKKVFMPPLSLMTDGLNFQNKKYILREAVTNASGEITTQEVAVYYGELLEAFLDFLIVGLTVFIVVKGMNKLRTRSHDTKDKTVTTPKDIELLSKLSDLMEEQNELLKTNSDK from the coding sequence ATGAAATTTATTAAAGAATTTAAAGAATTTGCCGTTAAAGGTAACATGATGGATATGGCAATAGGTATCATCATTGGTGCTTCATTTAATAAAGTTATAGACGTTTTGGTAAAAAAAGTATTTATGCCGCCATTATCTTTAATGACTGACGGACTAAACTTTCAGAATAAAAAATACATTTTAAGAGAAGCTGTTACAAATGCTTCTGGAGAGATTACCACACAAGAAGTTGCTGTGTATTATGGTGAGTTATTAGAAGCTTTTTTAGATTTTTTAATTGTTGGTCTAACAGTCTTTATCGTAGTAAAAGGCATGAATAAGTTAAGAACTCGTTCACACGATACCAAAGATAAAACTGTAACAACACCTAAAGATATAGAGTTGTTAAGTAAACTTTCCGATTTAATGGAAGAACAAAACGAACTTTTGAAAACAAATTCAGATAAATAA
- a CDS encoding trans-sulfuration enzyme family protein has translation MKKKNLGLNTVCTHVGEIQDEQFKGAVSPIYLSSSYQFMDVDVKRYPRYFNTPNQEYLSKKIAALEFTESAMIFGSGMAAISHMFLAFLKAGDHIVVQNTIYGGTTNFIREEFPKLNIEFTFTNGYSIEDFEAAIQPNTKLIHIETPSNPLLTITDIKAIAKLGKDKGIVTSIDNTFASPVNQNPALLGIDLIMHSATKYFGGHSDICAGAVAGSDVHMERIWNVSKNLGGSLSDFTVWMLERSMKTMGLRVKAQSKNALKLAKWLNKLEAVKHVYYPGLKSHPEHQLAKKQMKGFGGMLSFELKDNLNPEAFQKALKLIKPSMSLAGVESTVLSPSQTSHSLLTASQRKALGIHDGLIRFSVGIENVKDLKADIKQALKHIK, from the coding sequence ATGAAAAAGAAAAATTTAGGCCTTAATACAGTTTGTACACATGTTGGAGAAATTCAAGATGAGCAATTTAAAGGTGCTGTATCTCCAATATATTTATCATCTTCTTATCAATTTATGGATGTAGATGTTAAGCGTTATCCTAGATATTTTAATACGCCAAATCAAGAGTATTTGTCTAAAAAAATTGCAGCGTTAGAATTTACAGAATCTGCTATGATTTTTGGTTCTGGTATGGCAGCTATCAGTCATATGTTTTTAGCATTTTTAAAAGCAGGAGATCATATTGTTGTACAAAATACTATTTATGGCGGAACGACTAATTTTATAAGAGAAGAGTTCCCAAAGTTAAATATAGAATTTACTTTTACCAATGGGTATAGTATTGAAGATTTTGAAGCTGCAATACAACCCAATACTAAATTAATTCATATAGAAACACCTTCAAATCCTTTACTAACAATTACAGACATAAAAGCAATTGCAAAGTTAGGTAAGGATAAAGGTATTGTAACAAGTATCGATAATACATTTGCAAGTCCAGTAAATCAAAATCCAGCGTTATTAGGTATAGATTTAATTATGCATTCTGCTACTAAATATTTTGGTGGACATAGTGATATTTGTGCAGGCGCAGTTGCAGGAAGTGATGTACATATGGAACGCATCTGGAACGTCTCTAAAAATCTTGGCGGAAGTTTAAGTGATTTTACTGTTTGGATGCTAGAACGTAGTATGAAAACAATGGGTTTAAGGGTAAAAGCACAATCTAAAAATGCACTTAAACTAGCAAAATGGTTAAATAAATTAGAAGCAGTTAAACACGTTTACTATCCAGGATTAAAAAGTCATCCAGAGCATCAATTAGCTAAAAAGCAAATGAAAGGTTTTGGCGGCATGCTTTCATTCGAATTAAAAGATAATTTGAATCCTGAAGCATTCCAAAAAGCATTAAAACTAATAAAACCTTCAATGAGTTTGGCTGGTGTAGAAAGTACAGTGTTATCACCAAGTCAGACTTCTCATTCGTTATTAACAGCTTCTCAAAGAAAAGCATTAGGCATACATGATGGATTAATTAGATTTTCTGTCGGAATAGAGAATGTAAAGGACTTAAAAGCAGATATAAAACAAGCGTTAAAACACATTAAATAA
- the rlmF gene encoding 23S rRNA (adenine(1618)-N(6))-methyltransferase RlmF, with translation MHTKNIHKNGYDLEVLSINNPNLKPFVILKNDKQTIDFSNPKAVRELNRALLKTYYNIAFWQFPEQNLTPAIPSRAEYIHLINDLIQTSKITEKVNVLDIGTGANCIYPLLGQAIYNWIFTATDVCNTSLKYAKSIIAKNKLNRQISILKQNNRSSIFKGILDADSKFTVAMCNPPFYKNETEANQATLQKQIGLKQPANSVSRNFAGQATELWYNGGEKAFLHNFLYESSLFKTQCSWYTILVSNKANLKSMYASLEKLEAKQIKTLPIQIGNKKSRVVAWTFLEIN, from the coding sequence TTGCACACAAAAAATATACATAAAAATGGTTACGATTTAGAGGTTTTATCTATAAACAACCCAAATCTAAAACCATTTGTTATTTTAAAAAACGATAAGCAAACTATAGATTTTTCTAATCCTAAAGCTGTTAGAGAATTAAATAGAGCTTTATTAAAAACTTACTATAACATAGCGTTTTGGCAATTTCCTGAACAAAATTTAACACCTGCAATACCAAGTCGTGCAGAATATATTCATCTAATTAACGATTTAATACAAACTAGCAAAATAACAGAAAAAGTAAACGTATTAGATATAGGTACAGGTGCAAATTGCATATATCCTTTATTAGGACAAGCTATATATAATTGGATATTTACTGCAACAGATGTTTGTAATACATCACTAAAATATGCTAAAAGTATAATTGCTAAAAATAAACTAAACAGACAAATAAGCATTTTAAAACAAAATAATAGATCTTCAATATTTAAAGGAATTTTAGACGCAGATAGTAAATTTACTGTTGCCATGTGTAATCCTCCTTTTTATAAAAATGAAACAGAAGCCAATCAAGCGACACTACAAAAACAAATAGGATTAAAACAACCAGCCAATTCTGTTTCGCGTAATTTTGCAGGACAAGCAACAGAATTGTGGTATAATGGTGGAGAAAAAGCATTTTTGCATAACTTTTTATACGAAAGTAGTTTGTTTAAAACTCAATGTAGTTGGTATACAATTTTGGTTTCTAACAAAGCCAATTTAAAATCAATGTATGCCTCTTTAGAAAAATTAGAAGCTAAACAAATTAAAACACTACCAATTCAAATAGGAAATAAAAAGAGTAGAGTAGTCGCTTGGACATTTTTAGAAATCAATTAA
- the bshB1 gene encoding bacillithiol biosynthesis deacetylase BshB1 → MKVDILAFGAHPDDIELGAGATIAKEVANGKKVAIIDLTKGELGTRGTEHTRKAEAEDAKNILGVTARENLGFADGFFTNDKQHQLEIIKMIRKYQPEIVLCNAIDDRHIDHGKASKLVSDACFLSGLIKIETEINGQTQEKWRPKQVYHYIQWKNIEPDFVVDVSDFIDIKMKSVLAYKTQFYNPNSEEPETPISSKNFTDSIIYRARDLGRLINADYAEGFTVERFVAVNSLFDLK, encoded by the coding sequence ATGAAAGTAGATATATTAGCTTTTGGAGCGCATCCTGACGATATCGAATTAGGCGCTGGAGCGACCATAGCAAAAGAAGTTGCTAACGGAAAAAAAGTAGCAATAATAGATTTAACAAAAGGCGAATTAGGTACGCGTGGTACAGAACATACACGTAAAGCAGAAGCTGAAGACGCTAAAAATATACTTGGTGTTACAGCAAGAGAAAATCTAGGATTTGCAGATGGTTTTTTTACTAATGATAAGCAACACCAACTAGAGATTATTAAAATGATACGTAAATATCAACCAGAAATTGTACTGTGTAATGCTATAGATGATAGACATATTGATCATGGCAAGGCAAGCAAACTGGTTAGTGATGCTTGTTTTTTAAGCGGATTAATTAAAATTGAAACCGAAATAAATGGTCAAACACAAGAAAAATGGAGACCAAAACAAGTATATCATTACATACAATGGAAAAATATCGAACCTGATTTTGTAGTAGACGTTTCAGATTTTATAGATATTAAAATGAAAAGTGTATTGGCTTATAAAACACAGTTTTACAATCCAAATAGTGAAGAGCCAGAAACACCAATATCTAGTAAAAACTTTACAGATAGTATAATTTATAGAGCAAGAGATTTAGGAAGATTAATAAATGCAGACTATGCCGAAGGATTTACTGTAGAGCGTTTTGTAGCAGTAAATAGTCTTTTTGATTTAAAATAG
- a CDS encoding antibiotic biosynthesis monooxygenase family protein, with protein MIANTPKAPYYAVIFTSIRTDKGEKEYTKMAELILNLAKQQEGFLGEESARNTIGITVSYWKNLESIKAWKQHTDHKIAQQKGKQDWYKHYKTRICKVERDYEFEL; from the coding sequence ATGATAGCAAATACACCAAAAGCACCATATTACGCCGTTATATTTACAAGTATAAGAACAGATAAAGGCGAAAAAGAATATACCAAAATGGCTGAGCTAATACTTAATTTAGCTAAACAACAAGAAGGATTTCTAGGAGAAGAAAGCGCTAGAAATACTATTGGTATTACTGTGTCTTATTGGAAAAATTTAGAATCTATTAAAGCATGGAAACAACATACCGATCATAAAATAGCTCAACAAAAAGGTAAGCAAGATTGGTACAAACACTATAAAACCAGAATTTGTAAAGTAGAACGTGATTATGAGTTTGAACTATAA
- a CDS encoding DJ-1/PfpI family protein → MKAISPFIFLIFTLLLFNCNTENKKQTTATTIEATQTKDTLTKHLKPFNPELPTIGLLMYNGVLQSEVVATSDVFAKPTEDGKPLFNVMTIAQTNAPITTEEGLHLVPDYTFNNCPQLKALFIPSAYDMYAQVHNNKIVDFIKSKNNTTDYIVSNCAGAQLVGASGIADGKKIVTWIGGGKQLQKDYPKLLVQNDSLVTYVEDGKFSSSNGNLASYISALQLLEKLTSKSHRAFVESYLYLDRLKNWDNN, encoded by the coding sequence ATGAAAGCTATCTCTCCATTCATCTTTTTAATTTTTACATTACTATTATTTAATTGTAATACCGAAAATAAAAAACAAACAACAGCTACTACTATAGAAGCAACACAAACCAAAGACACATTAACAAAACACCTAAAACCTTTTAATCCAGAACTTCCAACCATTGGATTGTTAATGTATAACGGTGTTTTACAAAGTGAAGTTGTAGCGACATCAGATGTGTTTGCAAAACCAACAGAAGATGGTAAACCATTATTTAATGTCATGACCATAGCACAAACAAATGCGCCAATTACTACAGAAGAAGGCTTGCATCTTGTACCGGATTACACGTTTAATAATTGTCCGCAACTTAAAGCACTATTTATACCTAGTGCTTACGATATGTATGCACAAGTGCATAATAATAAAATCGTAGATTTTATAAAATCTAAAAACAATACGACAGATTATATAGTAAGTAATTGTGCAGGCGCACAATTAGTTGGTGCTTCTGGAATTGCCGATGGAAAAAAAATTGTGACTTGGATTGGTGGCGGCAAACAATTACAAAAAGATTACCCAAAACTTTTGGTACAAAACGATAGCCTTGTGACTTATGTAGAAGACGGAAAGTTTAGCTCTTCAAACGGTAATTTGGCAAGTTATATTTCGGCATTACAATTATTAGAAAAATTAACTTCAAAATCTCACAGAGCGTTTGTAGAAAGTTATTTATACTTAGATAGATTAAAAAATTGGGATAACAACTAA
- a CDS encoding M28 family peptidase, producing the protein MKSLFSLASLSLLFVACGSQYKKAEDSKNTTTQTVNPTTYAETITEAELKDMLYTYASDEFAGRETGTEGETKAINYLKAHYMSNNVAAAKGNNDYFQNVPLEELATPNVTLTANGKALKNLEDIVSITPMPTSKFSASQVIDLGYGIESETYSNYKNVDIKDKVVLIRSGEPKNEDGTYLITGTEEASKWSNFRQEFATKRDLAKDKGAKAVLYYNPNVFAMAAMRYGSSSGRMVLSGNDNKMYYILLNDNAANAILNSNTTIDNTFTNKTINATINIDYTNNSKPLKANNVVAVIEGSEKPEEYIVISAHLDHIGIHDGEINNGADDDGSGTVAVLEIAEAFAKAKKDGHGPKRSIVFLNVTGEEKGLLGSSYYADQDPIFPLSQTVANLNIDMIGRTDPKREGDRNYVYLIGSDKLSTDLHNISEEVNTKYSNIELDYTYNDENDPNRFYYRSDHYNFAKNNIPVIFYFNGTHDDYHRPSDTPDKIEYDLLQNRARLVFYTAWELANREQRIIVDKAE; encoded by the coding sequence ATGAAATCATTATTTTCTTTAGCAAGCTTAAGTTTACTATTTGTAGCTTGCGGTAGTCAGTATAAAAAAGCTGAAGACTCAAAAAACACAACAACCCAAACTGTTAATCCAACTACATACGCCGAAACTATTACAGAAGCCGAGTTAAAAGATATGTTATACACATATGCTTCAGATGAATTTGCAGGTAGAGAAACAGGTACAGAAGGCGAAACTAAAGCTATAAATTACCTTAAAGCGCACTACATGTCTAATAATGTTGCTGCTGCAAAAGGCAATAATGATTATTTTCAAAATGTACCGTTAGAAGAATTAGCTACACCTAACGTGACTTTAACAGCCAATGGTAAAGCGTTAAAAAATTTAGAAGATATTGTATCTATCACACCAATGCCAACTAGTAAGTTTAGCGCAAGTCAAGTGATTGATTTAGGCTACGGAATAGAATCTGAAACGTATTCTAATTACAAAAACGTAGACATTAAAGATAAAGTAGTTTTAATACGTTCTGGAGAACCAAAAAATGAAGATGGTACTTACCTAATTACTGGTACAGAAGAAGCTTCTAAATGGTCAAATTTTAGACAAGAATTTGCTACAAAAAGAGACTTAGCTAAAGATAAAGGTGCTAAAGCTGTATTATATTACAATCCAAACGTTTTTGCTATGGCGGCTATGCGATATGGTAGCTCTAGCGGACGTATGGTTTTAAGTGGTAATGACAACAAAATGTACTATATCTTATTAAATGACAATGCTGCAAATGCAATTTTAAATAGCAACACAACGATAGACAATACATTTACAAACAAAACTATAAATGCTACAATAAATATAGATTACACGAATAACTCTAAGCCATTAAAAGCTAATAATGTTGTTGCTGTAATCGAAGGATCTGAAAAACCAGAAGAGTACATCGTTATATCTGCTCACTTAGATCATATAGGTATTCACGATGGCGAAATTAATAATGGTGCAGACGATGATGGTTCTGGTACAGTTGCAGTTTTAGAAATTGCCGAAGCTTTTGCTAAAGCTAAAAAAGATGGTCATGGTCCTAAAAGATCTATTGTCTTTTTAAATGTAACTGGTGAAGAAAAAGGACTTTTAGGAAGTAGCTATTACGCAGATCAAGATCCAATTTTTCCATTAAGCCAAACGGTTGCTAACTTAAATATAGATATGATTGGTCGTACAGATCCTAAACGTGAAGGTGATAGAAATTATGTTTACCTAATTGGAAGCGACAAGTTAAGTACAGATTTACACAATATTTCTGAAGAGGTTAATACCAAATACAGTAACATAGAATTAGATTACACTTATAATGACGAGAATGATCCAAACCGTTTTTACTACAGAAGTGACCATTACAACTTTGCAAAAAACAATATTCCTGTAATCTTTTATTTTAATGGTACTCATGACGATTACCATAGACCAAGTGATACACCAGATAAAATAGAATACGATTTACTGCAAAACAGAGCAAGATTAGTATTTTATACCGCTTGGGAATTAGCCAATAGAGAACAAAGAATTATTGTTGATAAAGCAGAATAA
- a CDS encoding M28 family peptidase has protein sequence MKSLIVLSALTLVGACANTKYSKRLEQLQDNIVVKDSTTVAKFANTITLEELKDQLYKISSQDFEGRKVGTKGQKLAANYIKSFYIDNNIQAAGDNSSYFQEIPKSFLPKDYETSENVLAYIKGTTNQTIIISGHFDHLGIEHGEINYGADDNGSGTVAIMQIAQAFKIAEQQGFKPKNNILFLHLTAEEIGLQGSLYYTKNPKFNLTNTIANLNIDMIGRVDDAHANNPNYIYLIGADRISKELHFISEKVNKTSTNLTLDYKYNDEDDPNHYYYRSDHYNFAQKQIPVIFYFNGTHKDYHKPSDTPEKINYQLLTKRTKLIFSTAWYLANMDRPLILNEDI, from the coding sequence ATGAAATCACTAATCGTTCTTTCTGCTTTAACATTAGTTGGCGCTTGTGCCAACACCAAATATTCTAAACGGTTAGAACAACTACAAGATAATATAGTCGTAAAAGACAGTACAACTGTAGCAAAATTTGCAAATACAATAACCTTAGAAGAACTTAAAGATCAGCTTTACAAAATATCTTCACAAGATTTTGAAGGTCGTAAAGTAGGAACCAAAGGTCAAAAATTAGCTGCAAATTACATTAAAAGCTTTTACATAGATAATAACATACAAGCTGCAGGAGACAATTCTAGTTATTTTCAGGAAATTCCAAAATCATTTTTACCAAAAGACTACGAAACATCCGAAAATGTTCTAGCCTATATAAAAGGTACAACAAACCAAACCATCATAATTTCTGGACATTTTGATCACTTAGGCATAGAACATGGCGAGATTAATTATGGTGCAGACGATAATGGTTCTGGTACAGTAGCAATAATGCAGATAGCACAAGCATTTAAAATTGCAGAACAACAAGGCTTTAAACCTAAAAATAACATACTATTTTTACATCTCACAGCAGAAGAAATTGGTCTACAAGGCTCATTATATTACACCAAAAATCCTAAATTTAATTTAACAAATACCATAGCTAATTTAAATATAGATATGATTGGTCGCGTAGACGATGCACACGCAAATAACCCAAATTATATTTATTTAATTGGTGCAGACAGAATTAGTAAAGAATTGCATTTTATTTCTGAAAAAGTAAATAAAACCTCAACAAACCTTACTCTTGACTATAAGTATAATGATGAAGACGATCCTAATCATTATTACTACAGAAGTGACCATTATAATTTTGCACAAAAGCAAATACCTGTAATTTTTTATTTTAATGGCACGCATAAAGACTACCATAAACCATCAGATACACCAGAAAAAATTAACTACCAATTATTAACCAAACGCACAAAATTAATTTTTTCAACTGCTTGGTATTTAGCAAACATGGATAGACCACTTATATTAAATGAAGATATTTGA
- a CDS encoding FUSC family protein, whose translation MRKATLILALICSVFAIILAILPLYKLAFIPAILAFVFGIISFIKSRKDNQSTHVIQVAFLLVIITLALSTYKTLFTVQEIGDVEELEQRDKENEEKALEELEDLDLDISIE comes from the coding sequence ATGAGAAAAGCAACCTTAATTTTGGCCTTAATTTGCTCGGTTTTTGCAATAATTTTAGCCATTTTACCATTATATAAATTAGCCTTTATTCCAGCAATTTTAGCCTTTGTGTTTGGAATAATTTCCTTCATAAAATCTAGAAAAGACAATCAATCAACGCATGTTATCCAAGTAGCGTTTTTATTAGTAATTATCACATTAGCATTATCTACTTACAAAACTTTATTTACCGTTCAAGAAATTGGTGATGTAGAAGAATTAGAGCAAAGAGATAAAGAAAACGAAGAAAAAGCGTTAGAAGAACTTGAAGATTTAGACTTAGATATTAGTATAGAATAA